A portion of the Cryptomeria japonica chromosome 5, Sugi_1.0, whole genome shotgun sequence genome contains these proteins:
- the LOC131051147 gene encoding brassinosteroid LRR receptor kinase — protein sequence MDAALNSDPCQWDRVKCSENKDNVVKLNLSGLEFYESTWQFVCKLPTLEFLDLSKNNLSTPSEEEIGSCINLVSLNLSYIFMSGTLPSLNRLQKLQSLDISHSNFEGGLTAQIQNLRELKTVIAAHNNFNGSVAFGSLKLEKVDVSYNHLSGGFPHGLTKCTNLTYLALKDNSFSGPIPDDISGLAKLETLVLSFNSFSGSIPDGLSSIAGLEYLDLSYNKLSGSIPLEVFCLSNLKTLYLTSNLLSGNIAQNFSRNLIWLSIDNNNLTGNIPSTISNAPNLTGLEMNNNFLNGPIPEQLASCTKLRLLNLGHNRLGGLLAHVLPKLLQLQYLKLPNNEFRGSILDKLSNLSRLTYLDLSNNYLDGTITRGTDYSNMKLSFLNLSHISLEGRIPTPLLNLINLETLDLSNNRLTGEIPESLSYMFNLQALNLSNNELTGRIPQAFKNNIYIGFTLNVTGNPGLFQEQSNRLSTRKKKPSVGLLAGVAVAGSLFTLGVVVLTILACKYFRYSREHEISEAQQERTIKGLFILLLGFLGLNFHRHRFDLSEAIDKILQKVEHPRISYEELLEATNRFHKSNLLATNSFGSVYKGILADGTPVAVKVLNLMHEESDKIFKAECKVLQKARHRNLARIITTCSNHDFKALIFEFFPKGSLEKHLYQHSCRLGLRELLSIAIDIAFAVEYLHHDCYVQIVHCDIKPSNVLLDESLTAHLSDFGISRLLSRTAVNSATSTIDLRGSVGYIAPEYGLGCMMSPRGDVYSYGILLLEMLTRKRPTDSLFDGALNLHKWVKRAFPDRSVEVADKNLLVEGAGQKNAACVISLMRVGLLCSADSPEARPTMRDVSNLLQEIQQDLTTDTTTPMKLMPTISNLVSDTCAILNYEDASETPSSSF from the exons ATGGATGCTGCTTTAAATTCTGACCCGTGTCAATGGGATCGTGTAAAGTGCAGTGAAAATAAGGATAATGTTGTAAAACTCAACTTGTCTGGTCTTGAGTTTTATGAAAGTACTTGGCAGTTTGTGTGTAAGCTGCCAACCCTTGAATTTCTTGACCTGTCAAAAAATAACTTGTCTACCCCATCTGAAGAGGAAATTGGATCTTGCATTAACTTGGTTTCCCTGAATCTGAGTTACATTTTCATGTCAGGCACCCTTCCCTCACTTAATCGTCTTCAGAAATTACAATCCCTGGACATATCTCACAGCAATTTCGAAGGAGGTTTAACGGCCCAAATCCAAAATTTGAGAGAGCTCAAGACAGTCATTGCGGCACATAATAATTTTAATGGGTCGGTGGCATTTGGGAGTCTAAAGTTGGAAAAAGTAGATGTCTCCTATAACCATCTTAGTGGTGGATTTCCCCATGGGCTTACTAAATGTACCAATTTGACTTATCTTGCCCTCAAAGACAACAGTTTTAGTGGCCCAATTCCTGATGATATTAGCGGTCTTGCCAAGTTGGAAACTCTGGTCCTCTCTTTTAATAGCTTCTCTGGCAGTATACCTGATGGGCTGTCATCCATTGCAGGTTTAGAATATCTTGATCTCAGCTACAATAAATTATCAGGATCTATTCCTCTAGAAGTGTTTTGTTTGAGCAATCTGAAGACCCTGTACCTTACCTCCAATTTGCTCTCTGGAAACATAGCTCAGAATTTCTCAAGAAATCTGATTTGGTTAAGcatagataataacaacttgactGGAAACATCCCTTCAACTATTTCGAATGCCCCAAATTTGACAGGGCTAGAAATGAATAACAACTTTCTGAATGGCCCAATTCCAGAGCAGCTAGCAAGTTGTACTAAACTCCGGCTGCTTAATCTTGGACACAATCGGTTGGGAGGCTTACTTGCTCATGTTCTGCCTAAACTTCTCCAGTTGCAGTATTTAAAGCTGCCAAATAATGAATTTAGGGGAAGCATTCTAGATAAGCTATCAAATTTGTCACGACTGACATATTTGGATCTGAGTAACAATTACCTTGATGGAACAATTACACGAGGAACTGACTATAGTAATATGAAGTTGAGTTTTTTGAATCTCAGCCACATCTCTCTGGAAGGCCGAATTCCGACCCCTCTATTGAACCTGATAAATTTAGAAACATTAGATCTTTCCAATAATAGGTTGACAGGAGAAATTCCAGAGTCTTTATCATATATGTTTAATCTTCAAGCATTGAACCTGTCGAACAATGAATTAACAGGCAGAATTCCACAAGCTTTCAAGAACAACATATACATAGGCTTCACTTTGAATGTTACAGGAAACCCTGGTCTTTTTCAAGAGCAATCTAATCGGCTTTCCACTAGGAAGAAAAAGCCTTCAGTAGGGTTGCTAGCTGGTGTTGCTGTTGCTGGATCCCTGTTTACCCTTGGGGTAGTTGTATTGACAATTTTGGCATGTAAATACTTTCGATACAGCCGAGAGCATGAAATATCTGAAGCCCAACAAGAGCGTACAATAAAAGGCCTTTTTATTCTACTTTTGGGATTTCTGGGGCTGAACTTTCACAGACATAGATTCGATCTATCAGAAGCAATTGATAAAATCCTTCAGAAGGTGGAGCATCCACGGATCTCGTATGAGGAGCTTCTCGAAGCAACTAATAGATTCCACAAATCCAATCTGCTGGCAACAAATAGCTTTGGATCAGTCTACAAAGGAATTTTGGCTGATGGAACCCCTGTTGCTGTAAAAGTTCTCAATTTAATGCATGAGGAGTCAGACAAAATTTTTAAAGCAGAATGTAAGGTTTTGCAAAAGGCTCGACATAGAAATCTTGCAAGAATCATAACCACATGTTCCAACCATGACTTCAAAGCTCTGATCTTTGAATTCTTTCCAAAAGGAAGCTTAGAAAAGCATTTGTATCAGCACAGTTGCAGATTGGGACTGAGGGAACTGCTGAGCATAGCCATAGATATAGCCTTTGCAGTGGAATACCTTCACCATGATTGTTATGTGCAGATAGTGCATTGTGACATAAAACCAAGCAATGTTCTTTTAGATGAAAGCCTGACAGCCCATCTATCAGATTTTGGGATATCCAGATTGCTGAGCAGAACGGCAGTCAATTCAGCAACTTCAACTATAGATTTAAGAGGTTCAGTGGGCTATATAGCACCAG AATATGGATTAGGTTGCATGATGTCCCCTCGAGGAGATGTTTATAGCTATGGAATTTTGTTATTGGAAATGCTGACAAGGAAGAGGCCAACTGATAGTTTGTTTGATGGAGCTCTGAATCTGCATAAATGGGTGAAGCGAGCATTTCCAGACAGGAGTGTTGAGGTGGCTGATAAAAACCTGCTAGTGGAAGGGGCTGGCCAAAAGAATGCAGCGTGTGTCATTTCATTGATGCGCGTTGGTTTGTTGTGTTCAGCGGATTCACCTGAAGCTCGGCCCACTATGAGAGACGTGTCGAATCTGTTACAGGAGATTCAACAGGACTTGACCACCGACACAACTACCCCCATGAAATTAATGCCCACAATATCCAATCTAGTTTCTGACACGTGTGCGATACTTAATTATGAGGACGCATCAGAAACCCCGAGTTCTTCTTTTTAG